A window of the Janthinobacterium agaricidamnosum NBRC 102515 = DSM 9628 genome harbors these coding sequences:
- a CDS encoding metallophosphoesterase family protein, with translation MTSKFAMRPLYAGAFLCAALLSACGSSYDIDPPPAPAAPNPGVAFMTDVHFENVYGDLKSTQFSGIPTKDGKNATIRTMYAQLTSTRLFNENYFAFRSALDDAYGKGITLVALPGDYSDDAQPINIDGISDILREYQAKGMRFFIAPGNHDPNEPYDDDEAGKSDFLTKDGKEQKVFATGNAACKARDASVVCTDQLKEQGYESLITKLADFGYMPNKNDVYWETPFGLYANNQYSYADAVIKGDLKNRQFEMCAEGEGGAYRAAGEKALGKPYTKCSNIIDASYLVEPVKGLWLLSIDANVYIPNGNFDPANPKSFKGFDGAGNAGWNKVLTHKKHQIEWIKSVVERAKAQGKQLMAFSHYPTMDFYANQTGAMKAVFKPGAFQTARVPDAATTSALAATGLRLHIGGHMHFNGTNDFQDAAGNYLVNVQSPSLAVYGASYKIVNYKDSDTVDVQTVALNSVPRFKELFPLYQVEYDYLQGSTAPGDIKKRWNRAVLDTTSYGDFTRFYFGELSRLRFMDEYWPCEMKEAATALDARQMLILSQLQTQVTLAQLAQVPGVVPISASCAAKGVAGGTPVPASQLTADWAAATVKAATLATAAGLKLDDFAAISAYDFHGDFHRTVYAGELALRDMGTLRVNQYKVLMSAFPANPAPIARIGDLPSDQNAVNVLFQNQFKQVFAIFKGLGSAKPSDHFVIDFKARKLSNANTTALSFN, from the coding sequence CACGCAGTTTTCCGGCATTCCGACCAAGGATGGCAAGAATGCGACCATCCGCACCATGTATGCGCAATTGACGTCGACCCGCCTGTTCAACGAAAACTATTTTGCCTTCCGTTCCGCGCTCGACGACGCCTACGGCAAGGGCATCACACTGGTGGCGCTGCCGGGCGATTATTCCGACGATGCGCAGCCGATCAATATCGACGGCATCAGCGATATCCTGCGCGAATACCAGGCCAAGGGCATGCGCTTCTTTATCGCGCCGGGCAACCACGACCCGAATGAACCGTATGACGATGACGAAGCCGGTAAAAGCGATTTCCTGACCAAGGACGGTAAAGAGCAAAAAGTCTTCGCGACCGGCAATGCAGCATGCAAGGCCAGGGACGCCAGCGTGGTATGTACCGACCAGTTGAAGGAACAGGGTTATGAAAGCCTGATTACCAAGCTGGCCGACTTCGGCTATATGCCGAACAAGAATGACGTGTATTGGGAAACGCCGTTTGGTCTGTATGCGAATAATCAGTACAGCTATGCGGACGCGGTGATCAAAGGCGACTTGAAAAACCGCCAGTTTGAAATGTGCGCCGAAGGCGAGGGCGGCGCTTATCGTGCCGCCGGCGAAAAGGCGCTGGGCAAGCCTTATACCAAATGCAGCAATATCATCGACGCCAGTTATCTGGTGGAGCCGGTAAAAGGCTTGTGGTTGTTGTCGATCGACGCCAACGTGTATATCCCGAACGGTAATTTCGATCCGGCCAATCCTAAATCCTTCAAGGGCTTCGACGGCGCCGGCAATGCCGGCTGGAACAAGGTACTGACGCATAAAAAACACCAGATCGAATGGATCAAGTCGGTGGTCGAACGGGCCAAGGCGCAAGGCAAGCAATTGATGGCCTTCTCGCATTATCCGACCATGGATTTTTATGCCAACCAGACCGGCGCGATGAAAGCCGTATTCAAGCCGGGCGCGTTCCAGACCGCGCGCGTGCCGGATGCCGCGACCACCAGCGCGCTGGCGGCGACCGGTTTGCGCCTGCACATCGGCGGCCATATGCATTTCAACGGCACCAACGATTTCCAGGATGCCGCCGGCAACTACCTGGTCAACGTGCAGTCGCCGTCGCTGGCGGTGTATGGCGCGTCGTACAAGATCGTCAATTACAAGGATAGCGACACGGTCGACGTGCAAACCGTCGCGCTCAATTCGGTGCCGCGTTTCAAGGAATTGTTCCCGCTGTACCAGGTCGAATACGATTACCTGCAAGGCAGCACGGCTCCCGGCGATATCAAGAAACGCTGGAACCGCGCCGTGCTCGACACCACCTCGTACGGCGACTTCACGCGCTTCTATTTCGGCGAATTGTCGCGCCTGCGTTTCATGGATGAATACTGGCCATGCGAAATGAAGGAAGCGGCGACGGCGCTGGATGCCAGGCAAATGCTGATCCTGTCGCAATTGCAAACTCAGGTCACCTTGGCGCAATTGGCGCAAGTGCCGGGGGTGGTGCCGATCAGCGCCAGTTGCGCGGCGAAGGGCGTGGCCGGCGGCACGCCGGTGCCGGCCAGCCAGTTGACGGCAGACTGGGCCGCCGCCACGGTTAAAGCCGCTACGCTGGCGACGGCCGCCGGCCTGAAGCTGGACGACTTCGCGGCGATCAGCGCCTACGACTTCCATGGCGATTTCCACCGCACCGTGTACGCCGGCGAACTGGCCTTGCGCGACATGGGAACATTGCGCGTGAACCAGTACAAGGTGCTGATGTCGGCCTTTCCGGCCAACCCGGCGCCCATCGCCAGGATCGGCGACTTGCCATCGGACCAGAACGCCGTCAACGTCCTGTTCCAAAACCAGTTCAAGCAAGTGTTTGCGATCTTCAAGGGATTGGGTTCGGCCAAGCCGAGCGACCATTTCGTGATCGATTTCAAGGCCAGGAAATTGAGCAACGCCAATACGACGGCGCTGAGCTTTAATTAA